CACGTGCGCATCGGATTGCCGGTCGTGCTGACCCTGGCGGCCATCGTCCTTTCCGCGCCTCTGCCCGTTCGCGCCGAAAAGTCCGAGTTCTTGCCACCTCGGACCGCCGCCGCCCTCTCCGACCCCGCGACCAACGCGCCCGTTTACGAAAACCGAATGGGACCGGTCGCCCCGCCCGTACGCAAACCAGCCGCGCCGCCCGCCAGAACGGTCGCACGCATCACGCCGGCACCGGTCACGACACCTGCCGTCCCGACACCGACACCTCTCGCCACGCCCGACACATCGCTCTCGAAGGCCGTCGCCAGTATGATCATGGTCGGCTTTCGTGGCCGTACTGAGAACGCGCCGGGCGTGCGCCGCCTTGCCTCGGCCATTGCCGACGGCAAGGTGGGCGGCGTCATCCTGATGGGCCACAACATCGCCCCGAGCGACGAACTCGCCGCCCTGACGGCGCGTTTGCATGCGGCCGCCGGTGATGGAACGTTGCTGATCGCGGTCGATCAGGAGGGCGGTGAGGTGCAGCGACTGGCACCGGCTGCGGGCTATCGCCGCTATCCCTCGGCCGCCGCCGTCGCCGCGCGCACCAAGCCCGAGGACGCCGAGACGGTCTATGCACGCCTTGCACGCGGCCTCGCCAGCCACGGCATCAACTTCAACCTCGGCCCCGTGGTCGACCTCGCCCGCAACCGGCGCAACCCCATCATCGCGGCTCGCAGGCGCAGCTACGGCGCCGCCCCCGATCGCGTCACCGCCTATGCCGCCGCCTTCGTGCGCGCCCACCGCTCCGCGGGCGTTGCGACCTCACTCAAGCATTTCCCTGGACACGGCTCGAGTTGGACGGACAGCCACGAGCAACTCGTCGACCTCACGGACAGCTGGCACGAGGAGGAACTCGAGCCCTACCGCGCGCTCATCGCCGCCGGCCTCGTCGACAGCGTGATGATCGGCCATCTCTATCATCCGGAGTTCGCGACCGAGGGCCGCCAGCCGGCATCGCTCTCGGCGCGCGCGATCGAGGGCCGGCTGCGCCAGGACCTCGGCTTTTCCGGCGTGGTGATCACCGATGACCTCGAGATGGCGGCGATCCGCCGTTCGCGCACGCTGGACGAGAGCGTGCTCGCCGCCATCGAAGCCGGGGCCGACATCGTGCTCGCTTCGAACGGCTCGACCAACGACCCCAGGCTCGGCGAGCGGCTCCATGCCCTCATCATGCGGGCACTCGCCAGCGGACGACTGAGCGCTGCCCGCATCGAGGCCTCGGCCCGTCGCATCGCCCGGCTGAAGGAGCGGCTCGCCGCGCGCGCCCTCGCGGCTGCCCGCTGAAGCGCCGCGCGGCTCACGCCTAAGCCGCGCTCGCCGCCTCGGCGATCGCCCGGCCGAGTTCGCCCGTCGTCGCCTTGCCCCCCATGTCCGGCGTCAGCGCGATGCGCTCGCGGATGACCGTCTCGATGGCCCCGACGATCGCGGTCGCCGCCGCCTGCTGTCCGAGATGCTCCAGCATCATCGCGCCCGACCAGATCTGACCGATCGGATTTGCGATCCCCTTGCCAGCGATGTCCGGCGCCGAGCCGTGCACCGGCTCGAACATGGAGGGAAATTCACGCTCCGGATTGATGTTGCCGCCTGGCGCGATCGCGATCGTCCCCGTCGTCGCCGGCCCGAGATCGGAGAGGATGTCGCCGAAGAGGTTCGATCCGACGATGACGTCGAACCAATGGGGATTGCGCACCAGATGCGCGGTGAGGATGTCGATGTGGAACTGGCTCGTCTTGATGTCGGGATAGCGCTTTGCCATCGCCGCGAAGCGCTCGTCCCAGTAGGGCATCGAGATCGAGATGCCGTTCGACTTGGTCGCCGAGACCACCTCCCGTCGTGGCCGCTTCATGGCCAGCTCGAAGGCATAGCGCATCACCCTGTCGCAGCCGCGCCGCGTGAACACCGCCTGCTGGATCGCCGCCTCGTATTCCGTTCCCTCGTACATCCGTCCACCGATCGAGGAATATTCCCCCTCGTTGTTCTCGCGCACGATCACGTAGTCGATGTCGCCCGGTTTGCGTCCGGCGAGAGGCGAGGCGAGCCCCTCGAATAGGCGCACCGGCCGCAGATTGATGTACTGCTGGAAGGTGCGGCGTATCGGAATGAGGAGCCCCCAGAGCGAGACGTGGTCCGGCACGCCCGGATAGCCGACGGCGCCGAGGAAGATGGCGTCGTGGCCGCGGATCTGCTCGAGACCGTCCGCCGGCATCATCGCGCCCGTCCGGTGGAACCGCTCGCAGCTCCAATCGAATTCATCCCATGCAAGCGAAAACCCGTGCCGCGCGGCGACCGCCTCCATAACCCGGATGCCCTCCGGCACCACCTCGTTGCCGATGCCGTCCCCGGCGATCGTCGCGATCCTGTATGTCGTCATGACGCCCCTCCATTTGCGGCTCACTGATAGCCCGGACGAAGCTCACGACAAAGTCCCGTCTGGACCACGCCCCGGCCGCGTGTCATTGCGTGCTCGCCAATCCAAGGGGAGGCGGGCGAGGCCCGTTCCGAACATGAACCTCTGGGTCCGCCTCATCTTCTATGCGCTCACCAACTGGCGTCGTCCACCGCTCGCCCACCCGCTCGATGCCTCGGTTCTGAGGTTCCTCGTCTGGCCGCTCGACCTCGACATCTTCGGTCATGTCAACAACGGTCGCTATCTGGCCCTCATGGACTTCGGCCGGCTCGACCTCATGGTGCGCTCCGGCATCTGGAAGGCGATGCGGGCCGCGCGCTGGACGCCGACGGTCACCAACATCACCGTGCGCTACCGCCGCGAACTGCGTCTCGGGACCCGCATCCGCCTCGAGACGCGCATCGTCGGCTGGGACGCGACCAGCATGCAGATGGAGCACGCCATCGTCATCGACCGCGGCCCTCGCGCGGGCGAACTCGCCTGCCTCGCCATCGCGACCACCGGCATCTACGATCGCGCCGCCCGACGGATGGTGGCAATCGAGGAACTGATCCGCATCGTCGGGGTCGACGTCGACCATCCACCCCGCAACGAGGCTCTCGAGACCATCGCGGCGGGCGCCAACGCGCTGCGAGACCACGCCCGCGCGCGCCAGGACGAGATCAGACCCGCCTCCGGTCAGCGTGGCGACACCTGACGGCGAAGGGCTCGGGCGGGCTCAGCCCGATCACTCCCAGAGACCCGCGAGGACCGCCGGCAGTGCCCCGGCGAGTTCATCGGCGATGAGCCCCGGACCGAGCCGCGCTCCCGCCTCCCCGTGCAGCCAGACCGCCGCCGAGGCCGCCTCGAACGCCGGCAACCCGTTCGCGAGCAACCCGAGCACGAGGCCGGCGAGCACGTCCCCGCTTCCCGCCGTCGCGAGCCACGGCGGAGCATTGTCGGCGATCGACGCGCGCCCGTCCGGCGCCGCAACGACGGTATCGGGTCCTTTCAGTACGACCACCGCACCGCACTGGCGGGCCGCCGCGCGGGCCTGCTCCAGGCGGCCCATGTCGGCCTCGGCCGCGATCTCGGGCCAGAGCCGGGAGAACTCGCCGGCATGCGGCGTCAGAACCACGGGTCCGGTGCCCGTCGAGCGGATGGCGCGTGTGAGAGCTTCGAGGTTCGCCGCGTGACTGGTGAGGGCATCGGCATCGAGGACGGCGGCGGGCCCTGCAGCGAGCGCGGCGGCCACCATCCCGCGGGTCTCGGCCCCGACCCCGGCGCCAGGGCCGACCAGCACCGCATTGAGGCGGCGGTCGGCGAGCATGTCTGCCAGCCCGGCCCAGCCGGCCACCTTGCGCACCATGATGCCCGTGAGGTGCGCGGCGTTGACGAAGGCCGCATCCGGGGGGCTCGCGACGGTCACGAGACCGGCGAGCCGGGCGGCGCCGGCGGCAGCAAGACGCGCCGCCCCCGTCGAGAGCGCGCCACCCGAGACGACGACCGCATGGCCGCGCGCATATTTGTGCGCCTCCGAGCGCGGTGGGGGCAGAACGTGCCGCCAGAGCTCCGGCCCATTGCGCCAAACCCGTGGGCCGATCGCCGCCAGAACGTCGCCCGCAATGGAGATGTCGAAGCAGTGCACCCGCCCGCAGAGGGCACGTCCCGGCATCAGCAGATGGCCCGGCTTCAGGCGAAAGAACGTCGCTGTCGCCGTCGCGCGGAAAGCGCCGCCACGCACGCGGCCTGTCTCACCGTCGAGCCCACTCGGCACATCGACCGCGATGACCGGCACCCCGGTCGCGGCAATGGCATCGGCGAGCCCGACGAGCCCCGGCGCAAGATCACGCGTGAGACCGGCGCCGAAGAGGGCATCGATGTAGAGGTCGGCTTCCGGCGGTCTCATGCGATCGGCATCCCCGGCCGCGATCGGAACGACCCGCCCGCTCCAGTCACTCGCTGCCCGCGCCGCATCCCCGACGAGCGCCGATCGCTCGCCGAGCAGATGCACCGACACCTGGTAGCCCGCCTCCGCGAGCCTCGCGGCCGCTACGAAGCCGTCGCCGCCGTTGTTGCCGGGCCCGGCGAGCACCACGATCCGCCCGCCGGGCATGACATGGAGGCGCGCGAGCGCCGCGACCGCCGCGCCCGCCTTCAGCATGAGATCGTAACCCGACGTGCCGCCCGCGATCGTCGCGCGGTCCGCCGCCGCCATTTCGCCCGGGGTCAGCAGTTCGTTGGCCGTCTCGCCGGGGCGGCGCTCGACGAGCGCTCCATCGCCCGCATCCGGATACTGTGAAAGCTCGATCAGATTGCCGTCCGGATCGCGACAATAAACCGAGCGGATCGGCCCCGCCGCACCGGTGCGTGCGACCGGCCCTTCGATGATCGCCACGCCAGCGGCCTCGAGACGGGCCATGGCCGCCGCGAGGTCGTCAACCACGAAGCAGAGATCGCCCGAGCCCGGGGTCGGCCGATCGGCCTTGGGCTCGAACGTGCGGTCCGCGGCATGCAGGTTGATCTTCTGGCGTGTCCGGCCGGCCCCGAAGGTGAGTGCGCGGCGCCCCGCGCCGAAGACTTCCGCGCGCATGCCGATGGCGTGCTCGTAGAACGCCACCGTCGCTTCGATGGAGGCCACCGTGAGCACGAGGTGGTCCAGGCGTTCGATTGCCATCATGTGCCTCCGCTGCGCCCTCGACCGGTCGCGACACGGGTCGAACCGCCCATTTTCTGCTCACGAATTAGGCACGACGCCCAAGATTCGAGCAATTCCACATATTCCGAGGCCCGGCCCACGGCCCGCCGCGACGAATCTGCCAACAGATCCCGATATCGCACACGCGTGACTCGAATTGGCACGCATCATGCTTAATGGTCCGGCAACGATAGCCGCAAGCCGGCCAGAAAGGGATGGTGATGAAGAAGATCGAGGCGATCATTAAGCCTTTCAAGCTCGACGAGGTGAAGGAGGCGCTCCAGGAGATCGGCCTGCAGGGCATCACCGTGACCGAGGCCAAGGGTTTCGGCCGCCAGAAGGGCCATACCGAGCTCTACCGGGGCGCTGAGTACGTGGTGGATTTCCTTCCCAAGGTGAAAGTCGAGGTTGTCCTCGCCGACGAGATGGTGGAGAAGGCCATCGAGGCGATCAAGGGCGCCGCCCAGACCGGCCGTATCGGCGATGGCAAGATCTTCATCCTGAACGTCGAGGACGCAATCCGCATCAGGACGGGCGAGACGGGCAACGACGCGATCTGAGCAACGACGAATGACGAGCGGCCATGGCTCGCGGCTCGATGGCGGCAGGTTCCGCCCGCGAGCCGACGCGGCCGCAAGCATGTGAACCTACCGGCCTGTCCGGGCCCAATGAGCTCTTCCCGGGCGGTCCGCGAGGAATGAAATATCGGAACCAGGTTTGACAGTCAAAGAGAGGGGTCTTCCATGGATGCCAACGAACTTCTCAAGAAGCTGAAGGACGACAACGTCGCCTTCGTCGACATGCGTTTCACCGATCCGCGTGGCAAGATGCACCACGTGACGCAGGACATCTCGACCATCGACGAGAGCGTGTTCACGGACGGCATCATGTTCGATGGCTCGTCCATCGCTGGCTGGAAGGACATCTCGCAGTCGGACATGGCGCTCATTCCCCAGCCGGACACCGCTCACATCGACCCCTTCTTTGCCGACACCACCATGGCGATCTTCTGCAACGTGGTGGAGCCGACGACGGGCGAGGCCTATGAGCGCGACCCGCGCAGCACGGCAGAGCGCGCCGCGGCCTACCTGCGCTCGACCGGCATCGGCGACACCGCATATTTCGGTCCCGAGGCCGAGTTCTTCATCTTCGACGACGTGCGCTTCCGCGTCGACACCTACAATTCCTCCTTCCGTGTCGACTCGAGCGAGTTGCCCTCCAACTCCGACACCGAATACGAGATGGGCAACCTTGCCCACCGCCCGCGCATCAAGGGTGGATATTTCCCGGTCCCGCCGGTCGACAGCTGCCAGGACATGCGCTCCGAGATGCTGACGGTGATGTCCGAGATGGGCGTCGTCGTCGAGAAGCACCACCACGAGGTCGCCTCCGCCCAGCATGAGCTCGGCGTCAAGTTCGGCCACATGGTCACGATGGCCGACCACATGCAGATCTACAAGTACGTGGTCCACAACGTGGCGCACGCCTGGGGCAAGACGGCGACTTTCATGCCCAAGCCCGTGTTCGGCGACAACGGCAGCGGCATGCACGTCCACCAGTCGATCTTCAAGAACGGTCAGCCAATGTTCGCCGGCTCGCAGTACGCCGATCTCTCGGAGACGGCGCTCTACTACATCGGCGGCATCCTGAAGCACGCCAAGTCGCTCAACGCCTTCACCAACCCCTCGACCAACTCCTTCAAGCGTCTGGTTCCGGGCTACGAGGCGCCGGTGCTGCTGGCATATTCCTCCAGGAACCGCTCGGCCTCGTGCCGCATCCCGTTCGTCGCCTCTCCGAAGGGCAAGCGCGTCGAAGTGCGCTTCCCCGACCCGACGGCGAACCCATACCTTGCATTTTCCGCCATGCTGATGGCGGGCCTCGACGGCATTGTGAACAAGATCCATCCGGGCGACGCGATGGACAAGAACCTCTACGATCTGCCGCCGGAGGAACTGCAGGAGATCCCGACCGTCTGCCGCACGCTGCGCGAAGCCTGCGAGAGCGTCGATGCGGACCGCGAGTATCTCAAGGCCGGCAACGTCTTCACCGACGACCAGATCGATGGCTACATCGAGCTGAAGATGGAGGAGTGCGAGCGCTACGAGATGTCGCCGCACCCGATCGAGTACGACATGTACTACTCGGCCTGAAATCGGCCGGACCGCAACCTCGGAAAGGGAGCTTCGGCTCCCTTTCTCGTTTCTGCTCGGGCGTTCGCCGGCAGCCGACACCAAGCGCACCAGCTGACGCCATCCGTTACTTCCAGGGCCGCCAGTACGCGATCCGCCCGCCCGCGACCGTCATCCGGACGGCCGGGTTCTCCCCTCCATTCCAATCCAGAACGACCACATCGGCCCTGGCGCCGGGCGCCAGCCGGCCACGATCGCCGAGCCGCATCGCACGCGCCGCATTCGTCGAGATGAGCGGCCACACCGAGGCCAAATCCGTACCTTGGCGCCCCGCCAGCCGTGCCGCGGCCTGCAGCAGGCTCGGATAATAATAATCCGAGGCGAGCACCGTACAGGAGCCGTCGAGAACCGCCGCGGTGGCATCGAGAGCGCCATTGTGGCTTCCGCCACGCATGACGTTCGGCGCCCCGAGGATGATATCCTCCCCACGGCCCGAAGCTTCGCGTGCGACGACCTCGGCCATCGGAAACTCGACGGCCGCAACTCCGAAGTCGCGGTAGAACGCGCGCTCCTCGCGCGTGCGCTCGTCGTGGGAAAGGAGAACGATACCCCGATCACGTGCCAACGCGGCCATGCGCCGGATGCCCGCCTCCACCTCCCCCCGGCGCTCCCAGATCGCGGCAACGCGCGCGATATAGTCCTCACTGGAGACGCCCGCGCGCTCGGCCCAGAGCCGCAGCTTGGGGAGTTGTCCCACCGTCAGCTTGGGAACGATCGGGGTGACATGATCATTGAACGCGAGTGCGGGGCGCGGCTCCGTCGCGAACCAGCGCTCGACGAGCGGCACCGCATCCATAGCGAACGTCTCCCAGCGCAATTGCACCCTGTGGTCGACCGCCAGCCTCGGCCGCGTCGCCGCCAGCGCCTCCATGAACGCGGCGGCACTCCCCATGCCTCGAAGCCCCGGCTCCCAGCTGACGGTCAGACCATGGAAGGCCGTGGTGATGCCGTTCGCCGCCAGCGCGCCATCGATCGCCTGCAGGGCGACCGGCCCGGCGACATCGACGCCCGGCCTCGGCATCAGGTCGCGCTCGAAGGCATCGCCATGCACATCGACGATGCCCGGTAGGACGAGCATGCCGCGCGCGTCGATACGCTTTGCCCGTGAGCCGGCGTGTTCCAGGATGCGACCGTCACCGATCGCCAGATCGCCCTCCCCGAACGCCCCCCCTGCATCGAGGACCCGACCACCCGCCAGCACGAATTCCTCTTCGACCATCTGTCACATCCCTGAAACGTTCGGAGCCTACTTGCAGGTCGCGGCGTCGTTAGCAGGACACGCCGCGTTGGTCCATGCGAGAATGAAGGGGGAGGGGGTCCATGAGGTTCCTCAGGAGGATGGCGCTCGCCGCCATGACCGCGATCGCGGTTGTCACCGGACAGTCGGTGGCGCAGGCCATGGACAAAATTACCCTGGCCGTCACGGACATCGAGGGCCTCGAGGCCCTGCAGACGGAATTCGGACCCTTCCGTGACGCGCTCGCGAGCGCCACTGGCCTCGAGGTGGAATTTTTTCCGGTCTCCAGCCGCACCGCAGCCGTCGAGGGGATGACCGCCGGCCAGGCGGATTTCGTTCTCACCGGCCCGGCCGAATACGTCGTGATCCGTGAACTCACCAAGTCGCGCATCGTGGTAGGCTGGCAGCGCCCCGACTACTACGGTCAGATCGTCGTCATGGCGAAAGGCCCGATCCGCTCACCCGAGGACTTGCGCGGCAAGACGGTCGCATTCGGTTCCATCGGCTCGACCTCCCAGCAGCTCGGGCCAGCCCAGTCGCTCGCCGACCTCGGCCTCGCGTACAACGTCGACTACACCGCCCAGATCATCAAGCGCAACGTCGCCGTCGAGGCTCTCATTCGGGGAGACATCGCGGGCGTCGGCATGAACAGGACGCATCTCGAGAAGGTCCGCGAGGCCTATCCCGACGAGGCCTTTTCGGTCATCGCCCGCGGTCGCGATCTGCCGAACGATCTCCTCGTTGCACGCGCCGAAGTGCCGGAGGAAATCGTCGAGAAGGTGCGCAAGGCCTTCGTCGAGCAGGGCCCCGCGCTGATGGCCGCGGTGCTCCAGGGGGACGATAACAAGAAGTACACCGGCGGCACGTTCATCACCGATCTCGCGGATCGCGACTACGACTAAGTCCGCGCCATGTACAAGAACATCGGCGTCGACACGTTCACCGCCTTCGTCGGCGACTGAGATCGCCAGTGCGATGACCGGGATACCGGAGAAGGGAGTCCGCGAGGGCTCCCCATTCGCCTTGAACGGGATCGACGCCAGCGGCCTCGGGCGCTGGCGCGTCTGCCCCGAAACCGGAGACGCGATCGGCAGCGTCGGCCATTTGGGGACAGCACCCGGCTCTTCGATCATCACGACACGCGGACTCTCCAAGTCGTTCCCCGGTGGCCGCACGGTGCTGGAGAATGTCTCCGTTGACATCGCCGGCGACCGCGCCGTCGCCCTCATCGGTGCCAATGGGGCAGGAAAATCGACACTCCTGCGCTGCCTCGTCGGGCTCCTCCCTTTGAGTGCGGGCGAGGTGGAAATCCTCGGGGAGCGTTTTCCCACCAGCCGAACGCCGGTCAGCGCCGCCGTCTCAGAAGTCAGCTCGGCTTCGTCTTCCAGTTCCACGGCCTCGTCTCCCGCCTGAGCGCGCTCTCCAATGTCGTACACGGCGCGCTCGGACGTGGCGGCGGCCCGCGCTCCTGGCACCAGGCGCTCGCGACATCGACGCTGAGGGCCGAGGCCCTCTCGGCGCTCGACCGGGTCGGACTCGCGGATCGTGCATTGACCCGGGCGGGTGAGCTTTCGGGCGGCCAATCCCAGCGCGTCGCGATCGCCAGGGCCATCGTCCACAAGCCGCGCCTCCTCATCGCCGACGAACCCGTCGCAAGCCTCGATCCGGCTGCCGGCACCGAGGTCATGGAGCTTTTCCGGGCGCTGACGGACACCGGCGATCAGGCGATCGTCTATACGACCCACAACATGGCCCATGCCCTCGCCTACTCCGACCGTGTCATCGCGTTGAGGGCCGGCTCGGTTGTCCTCGACGCCCCGACGCGGACCCTTTCTCACCGCGATCTGGAGCCGATCTACCGTGACTGAGCGCATCTCGTCCGCCATGCCGTCGAACATGCCGTCACGGTTCGAACGGCTCTCGGCCATGCAGTTCGTCCTCCTCGTTGCGGTTCTAGCTCTCGTTGTCTCCTCCATCGCCGAGGTCGCACCCTCCCTCGAGCGGCTCTCGACGAGCGCACCGCGCGTCACCCGTCTCCTCGATCGCATGTGGCCGCCGGACCTCGATCCCGCATTCCTCTCCCGCATGGCGCTGCGCCTCGTCGAAACGCTCCAGATCGCACTCGCCGGAACGGTGATCGGCGTCACCCTGAGCTTTCCGCTCGCCTGGCTGTCGGCCAAGGGCCTTTCCCCTCTCGGTCCTTTCCGCTTCGTCCCCCGCGTGCTGATTTCCCTTTTTCGCACCGTACCCGATCTCGTCTGGGCACTCGTCTTCGTGGTCGCCGTCGGGCTCGGGGCCGTCGCCGGAACTCTCACCATCGTCGTCGACACCATCGGCTTTTGCGGACGCTTCTTTGCCGAGGCGATGGAGGATGCCGACAAGCGTCCCCAGGAGGCACTCGAGGCCATCGGTGCACGCCGCATCGACGTGCTGTTTGCGAGCGTCGTGCCTGACGCCCTCCCCTCCTTCATCAACACGGCGCTCTTTGCCCTCGAGAAGGCCGTGCGCTCCTCGGTCGTTCTGGGGCTGGTCGGCGCGGGTGGGATCGGCCAGGAACTGACCGCCGCATTCGAACTCTTCCAGTACCCAAAGGCCGCGACGATCATGATCGCGATTTTCGCCGTTGTGTTGCTGATGGAACAACTGACAGACTGGTTGCGCCGCCGCATCGGTTGAGGCGGACCGCCTCGCACCCCGACGCTCGACGGCAATCCGGCGCACCGCCCGGCTATTTTTCGTCGACGATCCCGGCCAGTTTCAGCCGCTGGATCTTGCCCGACGGACCCTTGGGCAACTCGGCGAGAAAATGCACGCGGTCCGGTGCCTTGAACGCACCGACCCGGGCCGCACAGAGTGCGATCAGCCCCGCCTCGTCCACCACGCTCGCCTCGCGCACCGCGACACAGGCCTCGACGCGCTGGCCA
This sequence is a window from Hyphomicrobiales bacterium. Protein-coding genes within it:
- a CDS encoding NAD(P)H-hydrate dehydratase, with the translated sequence MMAIERLDHLVLTVASIEATVAFYEHAIGMRAEVFGAGRRALTFGAGRTRQKINLHAADRTFEPKADRPTPGSGDLCFVVDDLAAAMARLEAAGVAIIEGPVARTGAAGPIRSVYCRDPDGNLIELSQYPDAGDGALVERRPGETANELLTPGEMAAADRATIAGGTSGYDLMLKAGAAVAALARLHVMPGGRIVVLAGPGNNGGDGFVAAARLAEAGYQVSVHLLGERSALVGDAARAASDWSGRVVPIAAGDADRMRPPEADLYIDALFGAGLTRDLAPGLVGLADAIAATGVPVIAVDVPSGLDGETGRVRGGAFRATATATFFRLKPGHLLMPGRALCGRVHCFDISIAGDVLAAIGPRVWRNGPELWRHVLPPPRSEAHKYARGHAVVVSGGALSTGAARLAAAGAARLAGLVTVASPPDAAFVNAAHLTGIMVRKVAGWAGLADMLADRRLNAVLVGPGAGVGAETRGMVAAALAAGPAAVLDADALTSHAANLEALTRAIRSTGTGPVVLTPHAGEFSRLWPEIAAEADMGRLEQARAAARQCGAVVVLKGPDTVVAAPDGRASIADNAPPWLATAGSGDVLAGLVLGLLANGLPAFEAASAAVWLHGEAGARLGPGLIADELAGALPAVLAGLWE
- a CDS encoding P-II family nitrogen regulator (indirectly regulates nitrogen metabolism; at high nitrogen levels P-II prevents the phosphorylation of NR-I, the transcriptional activator of the glutamine synthetase gene (glnA); at low nitrogen levels P-II is uridylylated to form PII-UMP and interacts with an adenylyltransferase (GlnE) that activates GlnA), which encodes MKKIEAIIKPFKLDEVKEALQEIGLQGITVTEAKGFGRQKGHTELYRGAEYVVDFLPKVKVEVVLADEMVEKAIEAIKGAAQTGRIGDGKIFILNVEDAIRIRTGETGNDAI
- a CDS encoding glycoside hydrolase family 3 protein, producing MPKPPRRHVRIGLPVVLTLAAIVLSAPLPVRAEKSEFLPPRTAAALSDPATNAPVYENRMGPVAPPVRKPAAPPARTVARITPAPVTTPAVPTPTPLATPDTSLSKAVASMIMVGFRGRTENAPGVRRLASAIADGKVGGVILMGHNIAPSDELAALTARLHAAAGDGTLLIAVDQEGGEVQRLAPAAGYRRYPSAAAVAARTKPEDAETVYARLARGLASHGINFNLGPVVDLARNRRNPIIAARRRSYGAAPDRVTAYAAAFVRAHRSAGVATSLKHFPGHGSSWTDSHEQLVDLTDSWHEEELEPYRALIAAGLVDSVMIGHLYHPEFATEGRQPASLSARAIEGRLRQDLGFSGVVITDDLEMAAIRRSRTLDESVLAAIEAGADIVLASNGSTNDPRLGERLHALIMRALASGRLSAARIEASARRIARLKERLAARALAAAR
- the glnA gene encoding type I glutamate--ammonia ligase, whose protein sequence is MDANELLKKLKDDNVAFVDMRFTDPRGKMHHVTQDISTIDESVFTDGIMFDGSSIAGWKDISQSDMALIPQPDTAHIDPFFADTTMAIFCNVVEPTTGEAYERDPRSTAERAAAYLRSTGIGDTAYFGPEAEFFIFDDVRFRVDTYNSSFRVDSSELPSNSDTEYEMGNLAHRPRIKGGYFPVPPVDSCQDMRSEMLTVMSEMGVVVEKHHHEVASAQHELGVKFGHMVTMADHMQIYKYVVHNVAHAWGKTATFMPKPVFGDNGSGMHVHQSIFKNGQPMFAGSQYADLSETALYYIGGILKHAKSLNAFTNPSTNSFKRLVPGYEAPVLLAYSSRNRSASCRIPFVASPKGKRVEVRFPDPTANPYLAFSAMLMAGLDGIVNKIHPGDAMDKNLYDLPPEELQEIPTVCRTLREACESVDADREYLKAGNVFTDDQIDGYIELKMEECERYEMSPHPIEYDMYYSA
- a CDS encoding PhnD/SsuA/transferrin family substrate-binding protein, producing MALAAMTAIAVVTGQSVAQAMDKITLAVTDIEGLEALQTEFGPFRDALASATGLEVEFFPVSSRTAAVEGMTAGQADFVLTGPAEYVVIRELTKSRIVVGWQRPDYYGQIVVMAKGPIRSPEDLRGKTVAFGSIGSTSQQLGPAQSLADLGLAYNVDYTAQIIKRNVAVEALIRGDIAGVGMNRTHLEKVREAYPDEAFSVIARGRDLPNDLLVARAEVPEEIVEKVRKAFVEQGPALMAAVLQGDDNKKYTGGTFITDLADRDYD
- a CDS encoding tartrate dehydrogenase; protein product: MTTYRIATIAGDGIGNEVVPEGIRVMEAVAARHGFSLAWDEFDWSCERFHRTGAMMPADGLEQIRGHDAIFLGAVGYPGVPDHVSLWGLLIPIRRTFQQYINLRPVRLFEGLASPLAGRKPGDIDYVIVRENNEGEYSSIGGRMYEGTEYEAAIQQAVFTRRGCDRVMRYAFELAMKRPRREVVSATKSNGISISMPYWDERFAAMAKRYPDIKTSQFHIDILTAHLVRNPHWFDVIVGSNLFGDILSDLGPATTGTIAIAPGGNINPEREFPSMFEPVHGSAPDIAGKGIANPIGQIWSGAMMLEHLGQQAAATAIVGAIETVIRERIALTPDMGGKATTGELGRAIAEAASAA
- a CDS encoding alpha-D-ribose 1-methylphosphonate 5-triphosphate diphosphatase, whose translation is MVEEEFVLAGGRVLDAGGAFGEGDLAIGDGRILEHAGSRAKRIDARGMLVLPGIVDVHGDAFERDLMPRPGVDVAGPVALQAIDGALAANGITTAFHGLTVSWEPGLRGMGSAAAFMEALAATRPRLAVDHRVQLRWETFAMDAVPLVERWFATEPRPALAFNDHVTPIVPKLTVGQLPKLRLWAERAGVSSEDYIARVAAIWERRGEVEAGIRRMAALARDRGIVLLSHDERTREERAFYRDFGVAAVEFPMAEVVAREASGRGEDIILGAPNVMRGGSHNGALDATAAVLDGSCTVLASDYYYPSLLQAAARLAGRQGTDLASVWPLISTNAARAMRLGDRGRLAPGARADVVVLDWNGGENPAVRMTVAGGRIAYWRPWK
- the phnE gene encoding phosphonate ABC transporter, permease protein PhnE, with the translated sequence MPSNMPSRFERLSAMQFVLLVAVLALVVSSIAEVAPSLERLSTSAPRVTRLLDRMWPPDLDPAFLSRMALRLVETLQIALAGTVIGVTLSFPLAWLSAKGLSPLGPFRFVPRVLISLFRTVPDLVWALVFVVAVGLGAVAGTLTIVVDTIGFCGRFFAEAMEDADKRPQEALEAIGARRIDVLFASVVPDALPSFINTALFALEKAVRSSVVLGLVGAGGIGQELTAAFELFQYPKAATIMIAIFAVVLLMEQLTDWLRRRIG